In Phyllostomus discolor isolate MPI-MPIP mPhyDis1 chromosome 2, mPhyDis1.pri.v3, whole genome shotgun sequence, the following are encoded in one genomic region:
- the TRIM59 gene encoding tripartite motif-containing protein 59: protein MYNFEDELTCPICYSIFEDPRVLPCSHTFCRNCLENVLQASGNFYIWRPLRIPLKCPNCRSSIEIAPTGIESLPVNFALRAIIEKYQQEDHPHIVTCPEHYRQPLNVYCLLDKKLVCGQCLTIGQHHGHPIDDLQSAYLKEKDTPQKLLEQLTDTHWTDLTCLIEKLEEQKSHSEKMVQSEKAVVLQYFKELSDTLEQKKKNFLTALCEVGNLINQEYTPHIERIKEMREQQLELMTLTTSLREESPLKFLEKVDDIRQRVQVLKQSPLPEVQCIEIYPRVSQVLKEDWNRTEIGKIKKLLIPEMKISSQRMPCSWPDDVKEVEFFKILNVIIVTLISVILMLILFFNQHIITFLNEITSLCFSEVSLFVYQSLSNSLHDLQNTLCHTLYLLKEFMWNTAFH, encoded by the coding sequence ATGTACAATTTTGAGGACGAGTTGACGTGTCCCATTTGTTACAGTATTTTTGAAGATCCTCGTGTACTACCATGCTCTCATACGTTTTGTAGAAACTGCTTGGAAAACGTTCTTCAGGCATCTGGTAACTTTTATATATGGAGACCCTTACGAATTCCACTCAAGTGCCCTAATTGCAGAAGTAGTATTGAAATTGCTCCAACTGGTATTGAATCTTTACCTGTTAATTTTGCATTAAGGGCTATTATTGAAAAGTACCAGCAGGAAGATCATCCACATATTGTCACTTGCCCTGAACATTACAGACAACCATTAAATGTTTACTGCCTACTAGATAAAAAGTTAGTTTGTGGTCAGTGCCTTACCATAGGCCAACATCATGGTCATCCTATAGATGATCTTCAAAGCGCCTATCTAAAAGAAAAGGACACACCTCAAAAACTGCTTGAACAGTTAACAGACACACACTGGACAGATCTTACTTGTCTTATTGAAAAGCTGGAAGAACAAAAATCTCATTCAGAGAAAATGGTCCAAAGTGAGAAAGCAGTTGTTCTCCAGTATTTTAAGGAGCTTAGTGATAcattagaacagaaaaaaaaaaatttcctaactGCTCTCTGTGAAGTTGGCAATCTGATTAATCAAGAATATACTCCACAcattgaaagaataaaagaaatgagagagcaGCAGCTTGAATTAATGACATTGACAACATCTTTACGAGAAGAGTCTCCACTTAAATTTCTTGAAAAAGTTGATGACATCCGCCAGCGTGTGCAGGTCTTGAAACAAAGTCCACTTCCTGAGGTCCAATGTATTGAAATTTATCCTCGAGTAAGCCAAGTATTGAAAGAAgattggaacagaacagaaattggaaaaataaaaaaacttctcattcctgaaatgaaaatttcttcACAAAGAATGCCATGTTCCTGGCCTGATGATGTAAAGGAAGTtgaattttttaagattctaaatGTCATTATAGTTACACTAATTTCAGTGATACTGATGTTgatccttttttttaatcaacacATAATAACCTTTCTAAATGAAATCACTTCACTATGTTTTTCTGAAGTCTCTCTATTCGTTTACCAAAGTTTATCTAACAGTCTGCATGATTTACAGAATACACtatgtcacactttatatttactGAAGGAATTTATGTGGAATACAGCTTTTCATTGA